The following is a genomic window from Fundidesulfovibrio soli.
GCGGCTGACCCTGGGGCGGCCCCGCCCCCTGCCGCCCATCCGTTTCGCACTTTTCCACCGTCGTCAGGCGTACAGGCTGCGTTTCCCTCTGGCACACCGATAACCGCAGGGAGGTTCCCATGGCTGCTGATCTGAAGACTTTCACGAACGTTCTGAAGGACGCCATGTCGCAATGCATCAAGACCGACGAGGACGCGGCCGAAGTGATCACCATCGTGGGCTCCGTCATCACCAACGCCATGAAAAACAAGGACACGGCCTATCTGGAGGGCATCGGCGAGTGGCGCTCCGAATCGGACGGCGGCGGCAAGAAGCGCATCATCTTCACGCCGGACAGGAAGCTCATCGACGCGGCCAACGAGTAGACCACCACGGCAGCCTGGCCGCAGGGAGGGTCCGCCCTCCTGCGGCCAGGCCTCGCGCTTGACAAGCCCGCCCACGGCGGTGCATTTTCGATTTGACGCTTATCGAATTTCACAAGCAGGTCCGTGCATGAACACGCAGCAGGCAGCCAAGGTGCTCAAGGCCCTCTCCCACCCCAACCGGCTGGAGATCTATCTGGCCATCGTCCGGGGCGAACGGAGGGACTTCCAGGCCGGGTGCGAATGCTGCGTCTCCGACATCATGGCCAGGCTCAACATCGGGGCCCCGACCATTTCCCACCACCTCAAGGAGCTGGTGAACGCCGGGCTGGTGGAGACCGAGCGCCAAGGCAAGTTCCTCACCGCGCGGCCCAACCCGGCCGTGCTGGAGGAGGTCATGGGCCTGCTCTCCGCTGGCCGGCGCTGAACGCCCGGCACTCCAAGGACGCCGCATGCCCAGACACTGGCTGCTGAAAACCGAGCCCGGCTGCTACTCCATCGCGAACCTCTCCCAGGAGGAGGACCAGACCACCTCCTGGACCGGGGTGCGCAACTACCAGGCCCGCAACTTCATCCGCGACGGCATGGCCCCGGGCGACCTGGCCATCTTCTACCACAGCGTGACCGACCCCTCGGCCGTGGGCGTGGTGCGCGTGGTGCGGGAGCCCTACCCCGACCCCACCGCCTGGGACCCCGAAGACCGGCACTACGACCCCAAATCCCCACCTGAGAAACCCCAGTGGTACGCCGTGGACGTGCGCCTGGAACGGATATTCCCACGCCCGGTGCCCTTGGGGGCCATGCGGGCCGCGCCCGGGCTGGCCGGGATGGAGCTGTTGCGCCGGGGCTCGCGCCTCTCGGTCATGCCGGTGAGCCAAGGGGAGTTCGCCCTGGTCTGCGCCATGGCCGAGGCTGGCGAGTCCTGAGCTTTCCGGCCTTGCTGTCCGTTGAAAAGCCGATTCTCGCAGCCTGTTCAAAAAACCTGCTGGCAAGGCGCAAGAAAAAAGCCAAGCCCGACGCGCAGCTCTCCTACGCGAGGGTTTGGCTATTATTGAGCAACGATGTCAGCAGGGATTTTTCAACAGGCTGCTAGGACACCACGTTCACCCGGGCCGGGCCGCGTTGCACGGTGCGGCGGTAGGCCACGTCCGGGAGCCCGAAGGTCATGGCGTAGCCGAGGCGGTGATCCCGCGGGATGCCCAGGCGATCCCGGAGTTCGGGGCAGAGCTTCAGGGCCGCCATGACCATGCCGTTCCAGAGGGTGCCCACCCCGGCGGAGCAGGCCAACAGCTCGAAGGTGGTCAAAGCGGCCAGGCAGTCCTCCACGGGCGAGGGGACGCTCTCGGGCGCGCTGGCCACCAGCAGGTGCGGTGCGTCCCGGAACACGGCGTCGCGGCCCTGCTCCCGCCAGACCTTCACGGCCCAGCCCAGCACCCGCCCCATGTAGCCTTCGGGCAACCTCCCCTCCCGCTTGAGCCGCTCCAGGGCGTCCAGCACCTGCGCGCGCACCCCCCGCATGGCCTCCAGGCCCGGCACCAGCGTGAAGAGCACGCCCTGGGAGTTGACCCCGGTGGGCGCGTGGCAGGCGGCGTCCAGCAGGGAGCGCACCAAAGCCGGGTCCAGGTCGCGGAGCTGGTAGCGGCGCACGGAGCGCCTGCCCTTGACCAGCACGGCCAGGCTGCGGAAGTCCGGGATGCCCCCCTCCAGTGGCTCGCTGTCCTCGGGGTTCCGGCCCAGGATGGAGAGCGCCCCGGTGGGGCACACGGCCAGGCAGTGCTGGCAGCGGATGCAGCCCTGAGGGTTGGTCAGGCGCGGCAGGTCGTCCAGAAGGATCACCGACGCGGGGCAATCCTGCGCGCATTCGCCGCAGCGCACGCAGAGCGTCTCGTCCACGCGAAAATCCAGGTCCTGCATGTGTCCTCCGTCAGCTGTTTGCGTCCGCCCGCCTCGCGAGCCCGCGCAGGCGCATGGCCCCGTCCACGGTGTAGAGCGCCACGCCCGCCCAGATCAGGCCGAAGGTGGCGGCCCTGGCCAGCCCCAGCGGCTCGCCGTAGACCAGAATGCCCAGCGCGAACATGCCCGTGGGCCCGATGTACTGCAGCACGCCCAGGGTGGTCAGGCTGATGCGCCGCGCACCGAAGGCGAAGGTCAACAGCGGCAGCGTGGTGACGGCCCCCGCGCCCACCAGCAGCAAATCCAGCGCCAGGCCGCCGCTGCCCATGCCGCCCACGCCCTGCGCGGCCCGCCAGAACAGGTAGCCCGCGGCGGGCAGGCCCAGGCAGGCCGTCTCCACGAACAGGCCCGGCAGGGACTCCACCGCCGTGAGCTTGCGCACCATGCCGTAGATGCCGAAGCTCACCGCCAGGGACAGGGCGATCCAGGGCAGGCTGCCCGCGCCCACGAACTGCACGGCCACACCGCAGGCCGCCAGCCCCACGGCCACGGATTGTGGCCTGTTCAGGCGCTCGCGGAACACGGCCATGCCCAGCACCACGTTCACCAGGGGGTTCAAGTAGTAGCCCAGGCTGGCGTCCAGCACGTGGCCGTTGTTCACCGCCCAGATGTAGAGCACCCAGTTCACGCCGATCATGGCGCTGCTCACGGCCAGCAGGCCCAGGTCCCGCCGGCTGGAGAGCGCCTTGCGCACCTCGCCCGCGCGGCCCAGGGCCAGGAGCAGCAAACCGGTGAGCGCGCCGGACCAGACCACGCGGTGGCAGCTGATTTCCAGGGCCGCAACGCCGTCCAGCAACCGCCAGTACAGGGGGAGCATCCCCCAACAGAGAAAGGAGAAGGCCGCGGCCGCGAGGCCCGGGCCTGTCTGTCTTTGGGACATGATGGGCATCCTTGTGTGAAGGGGGCGATAGTGCTCCTTTTGCAACCGCTTGTGAACCCCTTCCCCCGGGTGGCGGGAAAGCCGGAAAAGCGCTATCCTGGCACTCCCCATCCTGGAGGCCCGCATGCTGCAGACCCTCAGCCTCAAGTTTTCCGAGCTGGAGCCCGGCCAGCGCTTCCAGCACGATGAAGCCGTGCTGGTGCTGCCCTTCATCGACCCCCGGGCTGCGGAGCTGAGCAGGGAGGTGCTGACGCGCCGCGCCCTGGCCGACGGACTGCTTGTGCTGGTGGAGGACGACAGGCGCATGGGGTTCGTGGGCGTGGCCAACGCCCTGTTCGCCCGCAGCGAGTCGAAATATTTCGGATACCTGGCCGAGGACGCCTTCCCCAGCGACGGCTGGCTCAAGTGCGCGCTCTTCACCCTCGAAAACAGCGGCGCCTGCCTGCTGGCCTTCAACGACGGCCGCTTCCACGGCAACCTGGCCGTGTTCGGGCTGGCCAGCCGCGCCTGGGCCCGCGCGCTCTACCGCACCTGCCTGTTCTTCCCCGGCTACAAGAGCCACTTCGCCGACGTGGAGCTCTCGGCCATCGCACGCGCCCAGGAGGTCATGACCTACAACCCCAACTGCGTGCTCATGGAGGTGGACCACCTCAAGCACACCAAGTCCAACTCGCCCGACGACGACACCCTCTACCGCAAGCGCGCCTCCGCCGGATTCGGTGGGCTGGTTCCGCCCTTCGAGCCCGACTGAGCCCCCGGGCGACATGATCGCCTGTTGGAAAAGCATTGTGGGCACCTGCGGCATAGGCTAGTCTGAGTGCGTGGTATAATGTCGAGTATTCGTATGGATATCGAATGTACGGAGCGCCCATGACCATTGCCCGCACCGGATCATCAGCCGGACGCCGCTCCCGCGGCGTCCTGTCCCGCAACATCATCTCGCGCGCCTTCCTGGCCTGCGCCCTGGCGGCAGCCTTGGCCGCCGCCTGTTCCGGCCAGCCCGAGCGCTTCGTCTGCTCGGACAAGCTGGGCTGCGTGGATCTCGGGCCCGACGACCCCGTGAAGATCGGCGTGATCCAGGCCCTTTCGGGCAAGGTGGCCATCCTCGGGCAGGAGCAGGTGCGCGGCCTCGAGCTGGCACTGGCCAAGCGCGGCGGCCTGGTGGCCGGGCGCCCCGTGGCACTGCCCACCGAGGACACCGGCTGCAAGCCCGAGGGCGGCGCCAACACCGCGCTCAAGCTGGTGGCGGATCCGTCCGTGCTGGCCATCTTCGGCACCACTTGCTCGGGCGACGCGGCCACCGCGGCCGGGGTCATGTCCGAGGCGGGGCTCTCCATGATCTCGGGCAACAACAGCGCCCCCTTCCTGACCTCCGTGGCCGGCAAGCGCGCACCCAAGTGGCAGCCCGGCTATTTCCGCACCGCCCCCAACGAGGAGGCCTCGGGCCCGGCCGCCGCCACCTACGCCTTCAAGACCCTGGGTATCCGGCAGGCCGCCACGGTCAACGACGGCGACATCTACACCGCCGGGCTCACC
Proteins encoded in this region:
- a CDS encoding nitroreductase family protein, whose protein sequence is MQDLDFRVDETLCVRCGECAQDCPASVILLDDLPRLTNPQGCIRCQHCLAVCPTGALSILGRNPEDSEPLEGGIPDFRSLAVLVKGRRSVRRYQLRDLDPALVRSLLDAACHAPTGVNSQGVLFTLVPGLEAMRGVRAQVLDALERLKREGRLPEGYMGRVLGWAVKVWREQGRDAVFRDAPHLLVASAPESVPSPVEDCLAALTTFELLACSAGVGTLWNGMVMAALKLCPELRDRLGIPRDHRLGYAMTFGLPDVAYRRTVQRGPARVNVVS
- a CDS encoding branched-chain amino acid ABC transporter substrate-binding protein, giving the protein MTIARTGSSAGRRSRGVLSRNIISRAFLACALAAALAAACSGQPERFVCSDKLGCVDLGPDDPVKIGVIQALSGKVAILGQEQVRGLELALAKRGGLVAGRPVALPTEDTGCKPEGGANTALKLVADPSVLAIFGTTCSGDAATAAGVMSEAGLSMISGNNSAPFLTSVAGKRAPKWQPGYFRTAPNEEASGPAAATYAFKTLGIRQAATVNDGDIYTAGLTEGFRQEFERLGGRITLSATVNKSDTNMAPVLTAAANSGAQLLFFPLFQPEGNHVLRQARSMPEMKDVILMSDGSLIEGTFLADVKQDALGMYFVGPTPPAATPEVAALRQAYMERYKTEPPTMYYQSAYDAANILFDAIEKAAKRDSKNTLHVGRQALRDALYATADFKGVTGTLTCNDFGDCAPPRFNVLRLDDLSKGVEGLRANVLFTYAPGTAR
- the rarD gene encoding EamA family transporter RarD encodes the protein MSQRQTGPGLAAAAFSFLCWGMLPLYWRLLDGVAALEISCHRVVWSGALTGLLLLALGRAGEVRKALSSRRDLGLLAVSSAMIGVNWVLYIWAVNNGHVLDASLGYYLNPLVNVVLGMAVFRERLNRPQSVAVGLAACGVAVQFVGAGSLPWIALSLAVSFGIYGMVRKLTAVESLPGLFVETACLGLPAAGYLFWRAAQGVGGMGSGGLALDLLLVGAGAVTTLPLLTFAFGARRISLTTLGVLQYIGPTGMFALGILVYGEPLGLARAATFGLIWAGVALYTVDGAMRLRGLARRADANS
- a CDS encoding EVE domain-containing protein: MPRHWLLKTEPGCYSIANLSQEEDQTTSWTGVRNYQARNFIRDGMAPGDLAIFYHSVTDPSAVGVVRVVREPYPDPTAWDPEDRHYDPKSPPEKPQWYAVDVRLERIFPRPVPLGAMRAAPGLAGMELLRRGSRLSVMPVSQGEFALVCAMAEAGES
- a CDS encoding ArsR/SmtB family transcription factor; this translates as MNTQQAAKVLKALSHPNRLEIYLAIVRGERRDFQAGCECCVSDIMARLNIGAPTISHHLKELVNAGLVETERQGKFLTARPNPAVLEEVMGLLSAGRR